Below is a genomic region from Mustela lutreola isolate mMusLut2 chromosome 1, mMusLut2.pri, whole genome shotgun sequence.
AATGTTCTGGACACCAGTGCAAAGCAAATTGCATAAGCTTTGGAGCCTTTACACGTGGCTCTGGCTAAGCTCCCTCCTCTGACATGGAAGTAAGGCAGCCACCTCACAGGGCTGCTCTGAGGAGTGAGCTAACAGTGCTCcccctgggggggtggggaaggtatGGAACACGTCCTGGGGGATAGTTAGGTCAGACAGGGAACCTGGGGCATCTGAAGCACCTTCATCAACCCGTTCTGCCGTATGACTCCCAATCTTCACTGAGCCTCATGTGGCCAGGTTTCAGGAAAACTCAAATAAGACCAGGTCTGGCCTGTAGGAGCTCTGAGTACAGCTGAGTGGTGAGGAGCCTCTGGATTTCACTGTTTGCCCCTGGAGTGAGCAGCCCAGGAGGAAGCAGCTGTTTGCTTCCATGGGTCTTTGTGTACTCAACGGACTCCAACCACATCCTCCTCTTGCTGGCCAGCATTTTGCTCATGGCCCCAGTGACAAGGGTGGCTAATCAGGCTGGGCTCAGAGCAGCTGCTCCTGAAGTCAGAGAAGTGAGCTCAGCgaagagagaagcaggtcacCCTCCCCCACTGGGCCACTGGGCTCACTTCCTCCCCAGCCCGTGGGGGCAGCAGAGAAGGGTGTTGTTCCAACTTTGAGAACAAAATGGAGTGTTTGGTTTCCTGTTTCACTCTTGAGAGCTCTGACCTGCACCTCCCCAAGCCTGCCCTTCCTGTGAAGATGGTGGATCCCCTGTGTTGAAGGAGAGGAAACTGGCCAGAGAAGGAGCCAGTTTTCCTGGCATCACACAGTAGTCCAGGGGGAGAGAGTCCAGGGCCTGTGTACCTGCTCTCACCCCTGAGAGTTGCCCAGGATCCTTCAAGGCCCAGCTAAATATCACCTTTTCTGATCACacactcttcctttcttctctcctgatGGAGTTAGTTGTTCCCTCCCCATTTTGAGAGTATGTCCTGCAGGCCCCAAATGCAGCTTGAATTACCTGCCCATCCCCTATGCCAGACAGTAAGGGCCCTCTGGGGTGACCTTGTCTCCTGCCTCTCAGTAAATCAACACCCAGCAAAGCAGTCTTGAAGGAATGACTCTAGAGAGCCCCAGTGTGCAGGCTTGGGAAGAGAATGAGAATAGTGGGCTTGGAAAGGGTTGAACTGGccttgccattctttttttttttttttttttttttttttttttcccctagactTAGGCAATTTCAGACCTGTAGGAACCTCTCCTGCTTAAGAAATCCAGGGCATAAGCCTGTGAGTTTGTGCCTGTCAGGTCTTGGTCTGACCGCAACATTTTCCCCACTTCTGCCTGTCTTCCGGACCTGCGGAAGCAGGAATGTGGGCATCAGCAGTGAGCTCTCTGCACCCAGCAGACAGAAAGCTGGGGCATTGACTCAGAGGCACTGACTTATCCCACTAAGATAGCCAGGAGCTGGACTCTCCCTGTAAGTCCGGGAAAAGGAGAGGCCGCTTCACAAGATGTGTTCTCCCCAAGCAGGAATTGCTTCTCCAGAGCTCACGAGGTTGCTCTGGTTCTTGCTTAGGGACGTGATACTGTCAGGGAAGGTAGGGGTGGCGTGGTGAGCAGGGAAGGACTGGGCATACTGCTGCTAATGGGACTTCTTTCTCCTTGGCTTAGATTCCGGCAGAGTTCCTCTGTCTCGTCTTGTTGCTGCCTGAAAGTGTTCCATTCACCACTCTTTTTCCATCTCCTGGGAGGTAGCGGGATATCAGCATTATGGTTGGGTTCAAGGCTACAGATGTACCCCCTACTGCCACGGTGAAGTTCCTGGGGGCTGGCACAGCTGCGTGCATTGCAGATCTCATCACCTTTCCTCTGGACACGGCGAAAGTCCGGCTGCAGGTGAGGGGATGAAGCCTGGGGTTCTTGATATTGTCTGGTCTGCTCTGCCCCAAAATACAGACTACTTAAGGGCCAGGGACATGTTTAGAACTGTAAACTTTGGAACATAGGGATGGCAGGAGATGGAGAGTGCAACCTGCCTTATCCATAACCACCCACCTTGACCTTGCAGAtccaaggagagaggcaggggccaGTGCGGGCTGCGGCCAGCACCCAGTACCGCGGCGTGCTGGGCACCATTCTGACCATGGTGCGCACCGAGGGCCCCCGCAGCCTCTACAGTGGGCTGGTCGCCGGCCTGCAGCGCCAAATGAGCTTTGCCTCCGTCCGCATCGGCCTCTACGACTCTGTCAAGCAGTTCTACACCAAGGGTTCTGAGCGTGAGTGTGGGACTGGGCCATAGGCCCCTTGGCCTTTTCTTCATTGTGATGATTGATCAAATCATCCCTGATTGATGATTTGCTGCATAGCCCCTTTAGGCTTCCAGATCCTTAGGCTAGTCAGAGGAACGGAGAACTGGAAGGGACCTTGATTCCTAATGATTCCTGAACACCTGGGCTGTGCTAAGCTCTGCAGGGCATTGTCCCAGGACAATCCTCACAACTGCTCTGAGAGTAGATGGCATCATCTCCAGATGAAAAGACTTGAGTCTTCTTGGTGGAAAGGACTTGGCCAAGAGCACACAATGGGGAACCAGAAAAACACAGCTAGGACTTTTGCCTCCAAGACCACTCTTCCATTTCATCTCCTCAGCATGCCTTGCCCACCCTCCATTTTACACATGTGGAAACTGAGAACCCAGATCAAAAGGTTGGCTTTTCCCAAGAttacaggagagagagaaataaatctgGCATGCGATCCCAAGTCTTAACAGGTCCCAGGCCTTGAGAAGGCCACTtctctctgagctttggttttcACATTTGTCAAATGGAaaggactgtgatttctcaggGCATGTAACCTCTTGAGCTAAGTCTCACTTTGTCCTGCTCCTTGCTGTGACCCTGTGCATAGCAAGTAATAGACCTTCACAGTGTTACTTTTCTTTGATGCAGAGAGTTTTTCGAGCAAGAGCTTATCTGAATCCTATTCCCAAAAGGCCAGAGATGAGATGCTTTTGGTGAGGAGAGGTGGAAAGTGAGTCCAACCCCCCAGGCACTGACCCCCACGGTTTTCCCACAGATGCCAGCATCGGGAGCCGCCTCCTGGCAGGCAGCACCACAGGTGCCTTGGCTGTGGCTGTGGCCCAGCCCACAGATGTAGTAAAGGTACGGTTCCAGGCTCAAGCCCAGGCTGGAAGTGGCCGGAGATACCAAAGCACTGTTGATGCCTACAAGACCATCGCCCGAGAGGAAGGGTTCCGAGGACTCTGGAAAGGTTTGTGTCTGTGTATCAGGTGTTTCTTCTCCCACATCCTCCTTCTCCCCTAGTCTCTGGTTCCACATTGGTACTCTTTCCTCCTGTAGGAACCTCTCCCAATGTTGCTCGTAATGCCATTGTCAACTGTGCTGAGCTGGTGACCTATGATCTCATCAAGGATGCCCTCCTGAAGGCCAACCTCATGACAGGTGAGTTAGAGTAATTGGTGCTGGGTCTCGTCTTTCCTACCATCTGGGAGCAGATGCGGGAGTCTGGTTGCCTGAGGACTGACTACATCTTTTCATCCTGCTTCCCCTATGCTTGTGGAATGAGTTTAGATTTACCATATTGAAGCCTGCTAGGATGTAGCTCCCACTTTGCACACTGAGGCACTGAGGCAAAAGGAGTCTTAGGTCATCAGGAGAAGTCCCAGCTGGAGTGTCTCTCTCTAAAACCATCAGACCCCTAAGCTATTTTAATAATCCCTTTCCTTCTGGAATGATGGGGTGAGGAGTCCTGACTGCCTCTCCCGCTCCTCCTTGGCAGATGACCTCCCTTGCCACTTCACTTCCGCCTTCGGGGCGGGCTTCTGCACCACTGTCATCGCCTCCCCTGTCGATGTGGTCAAGACAAGATACATGAACTCTGCCCTGGGCCAGTACAGCAGCGCTGGCCACTGTGCCCTCACCATGCTCCAGAAGGAGGGTCCTCGAGCCTTCTACAAAGGGTGAGCCTTTGATCCGTCCCATCCAATTTGAAGCCCCCTGGCTGCCCATACCTACACACAGATAGGAGAGAACTACCTGCAACCAGGTGTCAAGCTATTCTGATCCTGGTCCTGGTATTTCACCAGCATTTTCTCATGCTCTTAACTACTTCCAGAGTTGTCATCCCTACTTTGTCGGTACTAAAATGGAGACTCCCGGGGGATTCTTGGCTGACAGCCACACAACTGTGGGCCTGTGTTCCCTGAGTGCTCAGCCTCCTTGGGGGCAGAGCAGCTGGGTTGGATTGGATACCATGGGTGAGTGGGAGGTGGGAGTGCCCTCAGGAGTCACCAGATTACCCTCTGTgacctgtgttttctctcttctagGTTCATGCCCTCCTTTCTCCGTTTGGGTTCCTGGAACGTGGTGATGTTTGTCACCTATGAGCAGCTCAAACGGGCCCTCATGGCTACCCGAACTTCCCGCGAGGCTCCCTTTTGAGCGTCTCCTGCTGCTGAGCCCACCACCTCTAGCTTTGGCTTTGGCTCAGCTCTATCCAGGCCgtgcttcccttccctctctcctcacccCTTCCTTCT
It encodes:
- the UCP2 gene encoding dicarboxylate carrier SLC25A8 produces the protein MVGFKATDVPPTATVKFLGAGTAACIADLITFPLDTAKVRLQIQGERQGPVRAAASTQYRGVLGTILTMVRTEGPRSLYSGLVAGLQRQMSFASVRIGLYDSVKQFYTKGSEHASIGSRLLAGSTTGALAVAVAQPTDVVKVRFQAQAQAGSGRRYQSTVDAYKTIAREEGFRGLWKGTSPNVARNAIVNCAELVTYDLIKDALLKANLMTDDLPCHFTSAFGAGFCTTVIASPVDVVKTRYMNSALGQYSSAGHCALTMLQKEGPRAFYKGFMPSFLRLGSWNVVMFVTYEQLKRALMATRTSREAPF